ATGTTTTCTGTACGAATAATATCATGATTATGATCTTTACGTTGAATACGATTGTCAATGATTCCCAAATCCGGAATCAAATCATTATCAACGAGATTTTTAGTGGTTTGATCACCAACAGAGATTAAGAAATTAGCTTCTTTAATCATAGGAATTGCATCGTCAAATTCGCCATACAATTTACCTAATGGCTTTTTGAATTCATCTATTAAATTCTCATCTAACTTAAACAAGTTTTAACCTCTATCAATAAATCTCCAATAATAATATTTTAATTAAATATTTGAGCAAAAAATATATAGTAAAATAATTATTATACTTTAATATTTATCTAATTTAAGATATATAAAGTTTAGCATAAAAAATGCCCTAAAAATAGAAAAAATTGATTTTAGAAAAAGAAATGATAAATAAAAACTAAAAAAATAGAAAAAATAAAAAAAATAAAGTAAGAAAATTACCTTACTCTTAAAGCGTATTCGCCAGCTTTTGTAATTCCTAATTCACGAGCAACATCAGACTCTTCAGGATCAGTTACAATTAAAAGACCGCTCCAGTTGGAAGAGGTAGGGTTCTTACATTCTGGGCATTGCTCTTTTTCAGTTAATAAACTGCAGTGAGTACAAGCTTTCAATACCATTATTCTTCCACCTTAGCATTTGCTTTTTCAATTGCCTTATTCTTTTCAGCTTGAATCCATTCGAATTTACCTAAGTTAGGTTGTCTCATGGTAAGACCAATCTTAGATTCCTTAATGGATTTTCCTTTAAGACTTAAAGTAACTATTCTTGCTCTGATTCTATCTCCTTCAGTTAAGACCTTTTTGGATTCGTTACCTAAAAGAGATGCGTTTTTAGGATTATAGTTAATATAATCATCAGTTACTTGAGATACGTGTACAAGACCTTCCATAGGACCGATTCTTACAAATGCACCGAATTCAGTAATGTCAGTCACTTCACCTTCAACAATTTCCTGTTGTTCCGGCTTGAAGAAAATTGCATTGAATACAACATTATGGTAAGCCGCACCATCACCCATAATGAGCACTCCTTCACCAATTTCCTCAATGCTGACAGCACCGACCATTAAACCTAAATTCTTATCGAGCTGTCCGACGTATTCCTCATTTAAAGTTTCAATAGCTACATCTTCAAGAGGTTCATCAAATCTGTAAGGTGGAATTCTTACAGTTCCCTCAATAGTTGTCATGTAATACAAAATAATCCCTCGTTTTAGTGAAATTTAAATTTTAAATAAATTTGTAATAAAGCTAATTTTAAAATTTTATAAATTCAATGAATTTTATGAGTTTATAATTTTAATAAATTTACAGTAATGTGAATATTAATTAAAAATATAATAATGAAACTATTTAAAGTTACTTATACTGCATATAAGTTTGCATATAAGTTAACCATTAAATCAGATAACCTTCAACTGCAAGATATTTCTTTTGCCTTAGAATGATTAATGCAATTCCTTTTTTCTTGGCTTTCTTTCTTAGATTTGCATCATTTGTCGCCAATACATTGGACACTCTAATCAATGCATCATCTACAGATTCGCCATCATTTAACGGAATGTCTCTAATTTCAATTTCACCGGATTGTGCAATTTTCAAACCTAATCCTGCAGCTAACCTAACTTTTCCTTTGCTATTCTTTTTAAGGCCTTTAAGCTCATTAATAACAAATCTTGTAGTGACTAATTGATAATTAGGTAAAATTCTTTTGAATTCCTCTAGAATATCTACATTGAATTGAAAAGGAATCATAAAAAAGTTAGTATCAATAAATACTTCTCTTTTATCTCCAGATCCCATGTTATCACTGACTAAATTTTAAAATTAATCCAATAATGAGAAATGATTTTCAAAAAAAATCAAATTATTGAATTATACCAAATCCAATTAATCTCCAACGTGCACCTACTCTACGGGATAAAGCTACTCTGTCCCCTTTGTCTGCACATACAGGCAATTTTAATGCAACGCTAACGTTTTTCTTAACTTTAGTCACAACACCAATGGTGGTGGTTGT
This genomic window from Methanobrevibacter ruminantium contains:
- the spt4 gene encoding transcription elongation factor subunit Spt4, giving the protein MKACTHCSLLTEKEQCPECKNPTSSNWSGLLIVTDPEESDVARELGITKAGEYALRVR
- a CDS encoding DNA-directed RNA polymerase, with translation MTTIEGTVRIPPYRFDEPLEDVAIETLNEEYVGQLDKNLGLMVGAVSIEEIGEGVLIMGDGAAYHNVVFNAIFFKPEQQEIVEGEVTDITEFGAFVRIGPMEGLVHVSQVTDDYINYNPKNASLLGNESKKVLTEGDRIRARIVTLSLKGKSIKESKIGLTMRQPNLGKFEWIQAEKNKAIEKANAKVEE
- a CDS encoding type II toxin-antitoxin system VapC family toxin, whose amino-acid sequence is MGSGDKREVFIDTNFFMIPFQFNVDILEEFKRILPNYQLVTTRFVINELKGLKKNSKGKVRLAAGLGLKIAQSGEIEIRDIPLNDGESVDDALIRVSNVLATNDANLRKKAKKKGIALIILRQKKYLAVEGYLI